From a single Anaerolineaceae bacterium oral taxon 439 genomic region:
- a CDS encoding ribose ABC transporter permease has protein sequence MENLKRKFDLQQILAPAALVILYIFFCLFGKNFFSTGTLVSILDSTYYVGLMAFGITFIIITGGIDLSIGTNMMMSALIGGYLYTKGMNIWIVLGIVVLIATIVGWINGILVAKLKLPPFIATLGTMMMTQGFGAIVTKVQTQRFPSGFDVDGLYKQVFYKTGGGFPSGIIYMILFFLIAWILLTKTRFGRYAYAIGSNEESVRLSGVNVPFWKIAVYIVCGFFCGLAAIVYAATYTTIIPGTGNGLEMNAIAAVIIGGTSMSGGVGTMSGTLIGAFLMSVLKTGLMSMGLQGHFQTFFTGLVVILAVLLDIYRNKKANAVRID, from the coding sequence ATGGAAAATCTCAAACGTAAATTCGACCTTCAGCAAATTCTCGCTCCGGCGGCTTTGGTTATCCTGTATATTTTCTTCTGTTTATTCGGGAAGAATTTCTTCTCGACCGGAACGCTGGTCAGCATTCTGGACAGCACGTATTACGTCGGCCTGATGGCGTTCGGGATCACGTTCATTATTATCACTGGAGGAATCGATCTCTCGATCGGGACGAATATGATGATGTCCGCGCTGATCGGAGGTTACCTCTATACGAAAGGCATGAATATCTGGATCGTCCTGGGGATCGTCGTCCTGATCGCGACGATCGTCGGCTGGATCAACGGGATCCTCGTCGCGAAGCTCAAGCTCCCGCCGTTTATCGCGACGCTCGGGACGATGATGATGACGCAGGGGTTCGGCGCGATTGTCACGAAGGTCCAGACGCAGCGCTTCCCCTCCGGGTTCGACGTCGACGGCCTCTATAAGCAGGTCTTCTATAAAACCGGCGGCGGCTTCCCCAGCGGTATTATCTACATGATTCTCTTTTTCCTTATCGCCTGGATCCTGCTGACGAAAACGCGTTTCGGCCGTTACGCCTACGCGATCGGCTCGAACGAAGAATCCGTCCGGCTCTCCGGCGTCAACGTTCCGTTTTGGAAAATCGCCGTCTATATTGTCTGCGGCTTCTTCTGCGGCCTTGCGGCGATCGTCTACGCCGCGACCTATACGACGATCATCCCGGGAACCGGGAACGGGCTGGAAATGAACGCGATTGCGGCGGTTATTATCGGCGGAACGTCGATGTCCGGCGGCGTCGGGACGATGTCCGGAACGCTGATCGGCGCGTTCCTGATGTCCGTACTGAAAACCGGGCTGATGTCGATGGGACTGCAGGGACATTTCCAGACCTTCTTCACCGGTCTCGTCGTCATCCTCGCCGTGCTTCTCGATATCTATCGGAATAAAAAAGCGAACGCTGTCAGGATAGATTGA
- a CDS encoding purine-nucleoside phosphorylase, giving the protein MFTTAFYKKSADYVRSRINFTPDLGIILGTALGGIADEIEDPIVIPYADIPNFLVSTAPGHAGKLILGTIEGKKVICMSGRFHYYEGYTFEQLAAPVRLFRDSGVSRVILTNAAGGVNPDYRPGDIMILKDHLNLVGASPTRGENLPEYGPRFFDVTDLYSAKLRAVAIGTQPHTDLTLHEGVYMYFVGPHFETAAEIRAARILGADAVGMSTVPEVLTARHAGLPVLAVSLITNMATGVIDQESAHAMVDRTAKAVETRFRAWFRVLLRALP; this is encoded by the coding sequence ATGTTTACGACAGCGTTTTACAAAAAATCCGCGGATTATGTCCGATCCAGAATTAATTTCACGCCGGACCTCGGAATCATCCTGGGGACCGCGTTAGGTGGAATCGCCGATGAAATCGAAGATCCGATCGTTATTCCATACGCCGATATTCCGAATTTCCTCGTTTCAACCGCCCCCGGGCATGCCGGGAAGCTGATCCTTGGAACGATTGAAGGGAAAAAAGTCATCTGCATGTCCGGACGGTTCCATTACTACGAAGGGTATACCTTCGAGCAATTAGCCGCGCCGGTCCGCCTTTTCAGGGATTCAGGCGTTTCCCGTGTGATCCTGACCAACGCCGCCGGCGGAGTTAATCCGGATTATCGTCCCGGCGATATCATGATCCTCAAGGATCACCTGAACCTCGTCGGCGCCAGTCCCACGCGCGGGGAGAACCTCCCTGAATATGGGCCCCGTTTCTTCGACGTAACCGATTTATATTCCGCGAAGCTGCGCGCCGTCGCGATCGGAACGCAGCCGCATACCGATCTGACGCTGCATGAAGGCGTATACATGTACTTCGTCGGGCCGCATTTCGAGACCGCCGCGGAAATTCGCGCGGCGCGGATCCTCGGCGCGGACGCCGTCGGAATGTCGACGGTTCCCGAAGTCCTGACCGCGCGCCATGCCGGCTTGCCGGTCCTGGCTGTATCGCTGATTACGAACATGGCGACGGGCGTCATCGACCAGGAATCGGCCCACGCAATGGTCGACCGTACCGCGAAAGCGGTGGAAACGCGGTTCCGCGCCTGGTTCCGGGTCCTGCTGCGCGCGTTACCGTAA
- a CDS encoding ABC transporter ATP-binding protein, which translates to MAEEKNQAGPHQDRNDRQTVLRMENITKTFGPLVANDSIHLTLKKNEILAIIGENGAGKTTLMKILYGLEQANEGKIYINEKEVSIRNAADAIALGIGMVQQHFMLFDPFTVAENIVYSREPRRGPVFDLESAARVVKDLSRETELPLDPNAKIEGMPVGLRQRVEIFKVLYQNAKIIIFDEPSAVLTPQETRELLKTIKKLAASGKSIIIITHKLNEVMEIADRAVVLRAGKEVANVSVADTSIEELSYFMVARTLNQNPIAHTRPKADILVVNELSIQGLSVKPILDRISLHVAGGEIVGIAGVSGNGQSEFISALFGLRKIDSGEILVKGESIVNHDVKAIRNAGVSLIPEDRNIWGIARQAKISESAIMGHQEKIDFSRRGILNIRAIRNFALNIVQQYKVKTDNIALRTSSLSGGNAQKLIVAREISQNTPLLIAAEPTRGIDIGAMEFIHEKLIEKRNHGDAILLISSELSEIMKLSDRIYVIFEGKINGEFQHGNVTEEELGYLMVGGEKKYE; encoded by the coding sequence ATGGCAGAAGAGAAAAATCAGGCAGGCCCCCATCAGGATAGAAACGACCGTCAAACCGTCCTGAGAATGGAAAATATTACGAAAACGTTCGGACCTCTCGTTGCGAACGATTCGATCCATCTGACGCTCAAGAAAAACGAAATTCTCGCGATTATCGGCGAAAACGGCGCGGGAAAGACGACGTTAATGAAAATCCTTTACGGCTTGGAACAGGCGAATGAAGGCAAAATTTACATAAATGAAAAAGAAGTCTCAATTCGGAACGCCGCAGACGCGATCGCGCTCGGAATCGGCATGGTTCAGCAGCATTTTATGCTCTTCGATCCGTTTACCGTTGCAGAAAATATCGTTTACAGCCGAGAGCCCCGGCGCGGTCCGGTTTTCGACCTTGAATCCGCCGCCCGCGTTGTTAAAGATTTATCCCGGGAAACCGAGCTTCCGCTCGATCCGAACGCGAAAATCGAAGGAATGCCGGTCGGCCTTCGACAACGCGTTGAAATCTTCAAGGTTCTCTATCAAAACGCTAAAATTATTATCTTTGACGAGCCTTCCGCCGTCCTGACGCCACAGGAAACGCGCGAGCTCTTGAAGACAATCAAAAAACTGGCCGCTTCCGGAAAAAGCATCATTATTATCACGCATAAGCTCAACGAGGTCATGGAAATTGCCGATCGCGCCGTTGTCCTTCGCGCCGGAAAGGAAGTCGCGAACGTCAGCGTCGCCGACACGTCGATCGAAGAACTTTCCTATTTCATGGTCGCACGGACGCTGAACCAAAACCCAATCGCGCATACCCGTCCCAAAGCGGATATCCTCGTCGTAAACGAACTATCGATTCAGGGTCTAAGCGTGAAACCAATCCTGGATCGAATCTCGCTTCATGTCGCCGGGGGAGAAATCGTCGGAATCGCCGGCGTATCCGGAAACGGCCAGTCCGAATTCATATCCGCCCTGTTCGGCCTGAGAAAAATCGACAGCGGCGAGATTCTCGTCAAGGGGGAAAGCATCGTCAACCACGACGTCAAGGCAATCCGCAACGCCGGCGTATCGCTGATCCCGGAAGACCGGAATATCTGGGGAATCGCCAGACAGGCTAAAATCAGCGAATCAGCCATCATGGGCCATCAGGAAAAAATCGACTTTTCCAGGCGCGGAATCCTGAATATCCGCGCAATCCGGAATTTCGCGCTGAATATCGTCCAGCAGTATAAAGTCAAAACAGACAATATCGCACTCAGGACCAGTTCGCTTTCCGGAGGAAACGCGCAGAAGCTTATCGTCGCCCGCGAGATATCGCAGAACACGCCGCTCCTGATCGCAGCCGAACCGACACGCGGGATCGATATCGGCGCGATGGAATTCATTCACGAAAAATTGATCGAAAAACGCAACCATGGCGACGCAATTCTATTAATATCTTCAGAACTCTCGGAAATCATGAAGCTCTCGGATCGGATTTACGTGATCTTCGAGGGGAAAATAAACGGCGAATTTCAACACGGCAACGTCACAGAAGAAGAATTAGGCTACCTGATGGTTGGAGGAGAAAAGAAATATGAATAA